The genomic stretch ATGGCTATCGATAAGTCTGGTGAGATGTATGAGGTATCTGTCCAAGTTTTAGAACCCAGGCAATATGAGTCTAACAAGAGCGGTGGAGCCAGCTCTTCCCCGGTAAGCCTGTTCAAAGCTAAAGGTTATTCCATTTCCGAAGCGCTTCGAAAGATGACAAAAACGAGCCCTCGAAAGATTTACTTAGGACATATACGCGTGCTTGTGATTGGTGAAAAAACGGCTCGCAATGGGATAAGTGAAATGATGGATTATTTTAGAAGGGAAATTTATTATCGTGCGGATTTTAACATCATCATTGCCAAAGACTCCACTGCAGAACAAGCTCTACTCATTATTAGTCCAATTGAAAATATTCCATCATCCAAAGTTTATCAATCACTGGAAGCATCAGATCAATATTTGTCTTCAACAAAGGGCGTGAAATTAGACGTACTTATTAAGGGCTTGCTCAGCAAGGGGCAGAGCATAGTTTTGCCGGGTATCAAACTAATTGGAGATTCGAAGAAGGGCAATTCATTGGATAATTTAAAGACGATAACAAACTCCGCTGATATTTTGTTAATCGGGTTAGGTGTATTTCAAGAAGATAAACTGATCGGTTGGTTGAATAATGAGGATAGCACCTACTTTAATTACATTACAAATAATGTAAAAAAATCAGGTCTAGTATTCAACTGCCCTGGCGAACAACATAAAATTAGCTATGCGGTAATGAACTCTAAAACTAAAGTGAAGGGAAGGGTGGAGCAGGGGGTGCCAAGCGTTGATATTTTTGTTCGAGCAGAAATAAATATCGTGGAGAGCGCCTGTCTTATCGATCTTCACCAGCCGGGAAACGTTACTGCTCTTGAGAAATCTGCCTCCAAATATGTTGAGGATTCGATAGTCGTTACGATAGAGAATGTGAAAAATAAATATAAGACCGATATATTTGGTTTCGGGAAAGTGATCCATCGTGCAGAGCCAAAAGCTTGGAAGGCATTAAGCAACAATTGGGATGATCAATTTAAAGATCTCCAAGTAACGGTTAAAGCGGAAATGAAAATCCAAAATATGGGGTCAGTCATAGATCCCATATTTAAGAAACCAGGAAAGGAATGAGTTAAGGTGTTAGCTGTCGTATGCATCGTAACGCTATCCGTGCTGGTTGCAATTATTGAAGCGCCACGCCTTATTAAGAGAAGGCTGAAGAAGGAAACGATAGTTTACTTCATCTGTTTGGGTGTGGCTGCCTTATTAAGTAGTGGTCAAGGCCTGAAGCTGAACATGCCCAATCCGCTCGATTGGATTACTTTTGTCTATAAGCCGCTGAGTGATGCTTTATTTCGAATGATAAATTAGATTTACATAACTAATCGAGGGTGAAAGCAATGGAACAAAAAAGCATGATTTCAATCAGTCAGCTAACGATATTGATGATCATGAATGTTGTCGGTAGTTCGATACTGATCTTGCCTTCACAGCTTGTTGCGGAGGCGAAGCAAGATGCATGGCTTTCATTACTGATTTCGCTCTTGTTATCTATCCTTATTGTTTGGTTATGCCTTGCCATATACAGAAAGCATCCGGGGAAAACTTTAATTCAGATATTTGAAGCGATTCTGGGCAAATGGAC from Paenibacillus sp. FSL H8-0548 encodes the following:
- a CDS encoding Ger(x)C family spore germination protein, which produces MVKRKINIILLTILMLAIISGCWSRTELNEYSIAAGMAIDKSGEMYEVSVQVLEPRQYESNKSGGASSSPVSLFKAKGYSISEALRKMTKTSPRKIYLGHIRVLVIGEKTARNGISEMMDYFRREIYYRADFNIIIAKDSTAEQALLIISPIENIPSSKVYQSLEASDQYLSSTKGVKLDVLIKGLLSKGQSIVLPGIKLIGDSKKGNSLDNLKTITNSADILLIGLGVFQEDKLIGWLNNEDSTYFNYITNNVKKSGLVFNCPGEQHKISYAVMNSKTKVKGRVEQGVPSVDIFVRAEINIVESACLIDLHQPGNVTALEKSASKYVEDSIVVTIENVKNKYKTDIFGFGKVIHRAEPKAWKALSNNWDDQFKDLQVTVKAEMKIQNMGSVIDPIFKKPGKE